TGAGACCATTAAAAAGGAAGTAAAAAATCTTATTGTCAAGGGAAATCATCTGTATTTGGCGATGATTGAGGATGTATCTGGACTACCTGACGAGATACAGAAGCAGTTAAAAGACAATAAGATTAAGCTCCCTACGTTCGTCAACGAATATGACTCTTGGTACTCCGAAGCTCTTGTTTTGATTAAGCAGCTTTTGCCTGATCGACTAGAGGATTTTAAGCGCCAATACAAAGATGAAAAGCGAAAGGAAATATCTTTTCTCACTTATGGTATATCTGATTACCTGTACGGCCTCAGGACCACAAGAGGGTGGCAAGAAGACGTAGTTGCAGACAAAACGGCTGCTGTTGGGAAGATGCAAGTACAAAACTCTATATTAGTTGCGGTCGAAAAGCGTCTCGATAGCTCACTTTTCGACATCCAAGAAATCTTACAAGCCGATTTATTTGATTCTGAGCTTGACGTAGCCCAAGAGCTAGCCAAAAAAGGATTTGTTCGTGGCGGTGGAGCAATCGCCGGTGTAGTGCTTGAAAAGCATCTTGGCCATGTGTGTGAAATACATGGGCTTAAAACCCGGAAGAAACATCCTTCAATTTCTGATTTCTATCAGATGCTTAAAGAAAACGACATTATTGATACTCCAAAATGGCGTTTTATCCAGCATTTGGGTGATTTAAGAAACTTGTGCGACCACAACAAGGATAGGGAGCCGACTAAAGAGGACGTGCTAGAGCTAGTAGAGGGCGTGCAAAAGGTTATAAAAACGGTGTTCTAAAAATGCCTTATAACAAGTCAATCAACTACGCGCCTACGGCGCCGGACAGCCTACATTCCGCTTCGCTTCATTTAGGCTGCCGGTTATTGAGGCGTTAAGTATCCATAAAAGCGAGAAAGCATGGCCAATAACCAAAAATGGAAGGACAAGTTGCTATCATCAAGCTTCCCTCTTGAGTTTGAAGCAATGAGATGCCTTGCCGATAAGGGCTTTTCCGTCTCCTCTGAGTTTTCATATTCTAGATTGGACGGAGACATCCAAAAAGACTTTTCTGTTGATGTGGAGGCGATGGCTTTCACCCCTTTCGGTGAGGAAAATAACCTGACAGGAACGGTACATTTACTCGTAGAGTGTAAATATCGAAAGGATGGTACTAGTTGGCTGTTTTTGCCTGACCCCAATGATCCAGGATTTTCACCGTTTACGCTAGGTCGAACAATTAGGGCTGTGGATAGTTTTTCAAAGGATATATTAGTCCCAAATAGCGTAGTTTCGTTCGACGAGAATCTTCCATTCTGTTTTAAGGGCGTCGAGGTAGATCTATTTAACGCATCTGCGCATGACAAGGAAATAAAGCATGGCCTAAATCAATTGCATTATGCTTTGCCGTCAATGCTTGCGAGTGAGATCAGTAGCTCTTCATGGGATTCTCCCGACCCGTCCCAGCCTTTTTTTATTTGCCCTGTATTATTGACGACCGCCCCTGTTTATCTGGCTAAAAATAGCTTGTCTATAGATTTATTGAAAGCATCAAGCGATATCGAGGAAATCGCCGATCGAGTTCCTTACTTGGTTACCTATCATGATGTTAGTCCAGATTTTATTAGGCACTGTGTTAGAGAGTTTTCAGATAATTTAGTCTTCGATGTCGAGCATCTGAATGACATTGGAAATTACCGCCTGTCGAAGGGTGAGTATGAGCACCTTCTACCTTTGAACATCATTGAGTCACTGCTTTCCGGAAGAGTCAGTGAGCTTAAAAGTTATTTTACGCAATACATTGTTTGCGACTGGCAGTATTTCCCCGAGTTGGTTGATAATCTCAAAAAATCAATCACCTCCGCTATGAGTGGAGCTGAGAGTGATGCTAACAAGTGCAGGCAAGGGACGCTCCTGACGTCGCGCCTTTTACAAAAGCGTTAGGCACCACCCCTGTCGATTTCAGCCAGCTCCATTCGACGTTAGATTGCCACCCATAGCAATCACCCACAGAACGGAGCTGGTCATGAAGCACATAGCAAAGAACACGATATGCCTTTGGTACGATGGCGCCGCTGAAGAAGCCGCAAAATTCTATGCCGAGACCTTCCCCGATTCCTCGCTCGATGCGGTGCACCGCGCGCCTGGGGATTACCCAGCGGGGAAGGAGGGGAGCGTCCTGACGGTCGAGTTCACCGTGTTGGGCGTGGCGTGCCTCGGGCTGAACGGCGGACCTATGTTCAAGCACAGCGAGGCGTTCTCATTCCAGGTGGCGACCGAAGACCAGGAGGAGACGGATCGCTACTGGAATGCCATCGTCGACAATGGCGGCCAGGAGAGCGAATGCGGGTGGTGCAAGGACAAGTGGGGTATCTCTTGGCAGATCACGCCGATTGCGCTGACGAGAGCCTTCACCAGCCCCGACCGCGCCGCCGCCAAACGGGCGTTCGACGCCATGATGACGATGCAGAAGATCGACATCGCCAAGATCGAGGCCGCCTTTCGCGGTTGAGATGAGAAGGGGTTTACCCAAAGCCGCCGACGCTTCCCCAGCGTCGGCGGCTTTTTCTTTTCCAAGGCGAAAACCTCACTGGCCGTCTTGCAGGTAGTTCTCCGGTGGGTGAGATATGCTCCTAAGTGTGGAAGCGGGTTGGCCAACTGCTCAGCCCGCGAGTAGTGATTCAATGATTGCACCTTGCCGAGGACAATGGTCATGGCCGTAAACCCAATCCCGGTTGATCAGCGCGTCATCGACATCGACTCGCGTCGATTCGCCTCTATCGGCAAGGCGCTGGTCGAGCTGATCACCAACAGCGACGATAGCTACACGCGGCTGGAAGAAGCCAGCCAGCCGGCTTCAGGCCGGATCCGCGTGCTCTACGAGCCGCACCGGGCGGGCGCGCTCCTGATCGTCGCGGACCAGGCCGAGGGCATGTCGTTCGAACATGCATGCTATAGCCTCACCTACGGCGGGGCCCATAGCCCGTTGTCGCGTGGCGAGGGCGGTGGGCGAGGTTACTTTGGCCGGGGGCTGAAGCAGGGGATCTACGGGCTCGGTCACGGCTGGCTGGAGACGATCCGCGATGGTCGCTTCACCCGCATCGAACTGTTCCGAGGCGAGAACGGCGGCTATCTCTACGACGATGGCGGCGGTGACCGCCCCGCGACGCCGCGTGACTATGCGCGGCTCGACGTCACCGGCAATGGTACGCGAGTCGCGATCGTCATCGAGAACCCGCTGGTAAACATTCCGCGTTACCGATCCGTCGT
This portion of the Billgrantia sulfidoxydans genome encodes:
- a CDS encoding VOC family protein codes for the protein MKHIAKNTICLWYDGAAEEAAKFYAETFPDSSLDAVHRAPGDYPAGKEGSVLTVEFTVLGVACLGLNGGPMFKHSEAFSFQVATEDQEETDRYWNAIVDNGGQESECGWCKDKWGISWQITPIALTRAFTSPDRAAAKRAFDAMMTMQKIDIAKIEAAFRG